Proteins found in one Hypericibacter terrae genomic segment:
- a CDS encoding ABC transporter ATP-binding protein — MSKKRNHALKRKKSRVPQLLRIAAAAPPLSNLVVLLCLLLSGVAEGIGIASLIPLLAAAGDPAGANQSGLGKYVMTALDKVGLPHNLLILLVILIVAMIGKALLHMAAMRQVSHAVARVGTNMRMGLITALLDARWSFFVREPLGRFANAIGFDAMRASEAYSAVANFMAHVIQAAIYLGIAAAFSWKLAGFALAIGVVMMLSLSRFIVISRRNARKQTKRTTTMIGRLADVLVGLKPMKAMGRQARFAALFAKDIAAIHLSMRRQLSARHASKVLQEPVILICIGVGTYFAATLSTIPLAELLVMAVLLVKTVMVIGKVQEDLQAVSVAESGYWSIYDAIEDAKAAREETSVGRVPTLKKGIELRDVSMAFGPKRVIDHASLTIAAGEVTAVIGSSGAGKTTMVDLILGLHQPTSGQILIDGEPLSAIDVQKWRMMVGYVPQELLLYHDSIMANITLGEPSFSRADVERALRQAGAWDFVSALSDGVDHIVGERGGLLSGGQRQRIAMARALIHQPQLLILDEATSALDPKTEAEIVRNVRELSDQSGITVLSISHQPAWMTVADKILRIQDGVVTGETPSSLPKVASR, encoded by the coding sequence ATGTCCAAAAAGCGCAACCATGCCCTGAAGCGTAAGAAGTCCCGGGTGCCGCAGCTCCTGCGCATTGCCGCGGCTGCGCCGCCGCTGAGCAACCTGGTCGTCCTGCTCTGCCTGCTCCTGAGCGGCGTCGCCGAGGGCATCGGCATCGCCAGCCTGATCCCGCTCCTCGCCGCTGCCGGCGACCCCGCCGGCGCCAACCAGAGCGGGCTCGGCAAGTATGTGATGACCGCCCTCGACAAGGTCGGCCTGCCCCACAATCTGCTGATCCTGCTCGTCATCCTGATCGTCGCCATGATCGGCAAGGCGCTCCTGCATATGGCCGCGATGCGCCAGGTGAGCCATGCGGTGGCGCGCGTCGGCACCAATATGAGGATGGGCCTGATCACGGCCCTGCTCGACGCCCGCTGGAGCTTTTTCGTGCGCGAGCCGCTGGGCCGGTTCGCCAATGCCATCGGCTTCGACGCCATGCGCGCCAGCGAGGCTTACAGCGCCGTCGCCAATTTCATGGCGCATGTCATCCAGGCCGCGATCTATCTCGGCATCGCCGCGGCGTTTTCCTGGAAGCTGGCGGGCTTCGCGCTCGCGATCGGCGTCGTCATGATGCTGTCCTTGAGCCGCTTCATCGTCATTTCGCGCCGCAATGCGCGCAAGCAGACGAAGCGGACCACCACCATGATCGGACGGCTGGCCGACGTGCTGGTCGGGCTGAAGCCGATGAAGGCGATGGGCCGCCAGGCGCGGTTCGCGGCGCTGTTCGCCAAGGACATCGCCGCCATCCATCTGTCGATGCGCCGCCAGCTCTCCGCCCGCCATGCCAGCAAGGTGCTGCAGGAACCGGTCATCCTCATCTGCATCGGCGTCGGCACCTACTTCGCCGCGACCTTGTCCACCATTCCGCTGGCCGAGCTGCTGGTGATGGCCGTGCTGCTGGTGAAGACCGTGATGGTGATCGGCAAGGTCCAGGAGGACCTGCAGGCGGTCAGCGTCGCCGAGAGCGGCTACTGGTCCATCTACGATGCCATCGAGGACGCCAAGGCCGCGCGCGAGGAAACCTCGGTCGGCCGGGTGCCCACCCTGAAGAAGGGCATCGAGCTTCGCGACGTGTCGATGGCGTTCGGCCCCAAGCGCGTCATCGATCATGCCTCCTTGACGATTGCGGCGGGCGAAGTGACCGCGGTCATCGGTTCGTCGGGCGCCGGCAAGACCACCATGGTCGATCTGATTCTGGGGCTGCACCAGCCGACCTCGGGCCAGATCCTGATCGACGGCGAGCCGCTGTCCGCCATCGACGTTCAGAAGTGGCGGATGATGGTGGGTTATGTGCCGCAGGAACTGCTGCTGTATCACGATTCCATCATGGCCAATATCACGCTGGGCGAACCCAGCTTCTCGCGGGCCGATGTCGAGCGCGCCCTGAGACAGGCCGGCGCCTGGGACTTCGTGTCGGCGCTCAGCGACGGCGTGGATCACATCGTGGGCGAGCGCGGCGGGCTGTTGTCCGGCGGGCAGCGCCAGCGCATCGCCATGGCCCGGGCCCTCATTCATCAGCCGCAGCTGCTGATCCTGGACGAAGCCACGAGCGCGCTCGATCCCAAGACCGAAGCGGAGATCGTGCGCAATGTGCGCGAGCTCTCCGATCAGAGCGGCATCACCGTCCTGTCGATCTCGCATCAGCCGGCCTGGATGACGGTCGCCGACAAGATCCTGCGGATTCAG